A stretch of the Poseidonibacter parvus genome encodes the following:
- a CDS encoding acetolactate synthase large subunit yields the protein MKMSGAKMVVESLHQEGVEVVFGYPGGAIMNVYDEIYKQNHFQHILNRHEQASIIAAEGYARSTGKVGVAIVTSGPGFTNAVTGLADAYMDSIPLVVISGQVPSHIIGTDGFQEIDAVGISRPCTKHNYLVNKIEDLPRIIKEAFHIASTGRPGPVHVDIPKDITAEMADFVYPKEVHLPTYRPTVNYNKKQLKRAMNQLSKAKKPLLYIGGGAILANCSYEIRELAKKLNIPAVETLMARGAMGDENPLFFGMLGMHGEFAANMAAHETDLLISLGARFDDRVTGRLDEFASKAKVIHVDIDPASISKLVTADYPIVGDLKRTVEGMLESIEDIEFNDYSNWVELLSDYREKEPLRFIDSNDVIKPQWPVQRVGKLLGSKAVISTDVGQHQMWAAQFYPFSQPRQWITSGGLGTMGFGLPAAMGVARALQGTDRVSINFTGDGSILMNIQELMTCVEYNLPVINIILNNNYLGMVRQWQTMFYENRLSETDLSAQPDFPKLIEAFGGLGYRVTTKEEFDAALKDAVEKKKPAMIEVIVARNEEVLPMVPNGHALNEMTLIEGGK from the coding sequence ATGAAAATGAGTGGCGCTAAAATGGTTGTAGAATCATTACATCAAGAAGGGGTTGAAGTCGTATTCGGATATCCTGGAGGCGCTATTATGAACGTCTATGATGAAATTTATAAACAGAATCATTTCCAACATATTCTTAACAGACATGAGCAAGCTTCTATTATAGCAGCTGAAGGTTACGCAAGATCAACAGGAAAAGTAGGAGTTGCTATTGTAACTTCTGGACCTGGTTTTACAAATGCAGTTACAGGTTTAGCAGATGCTTATATGGATTCTATTCCTTTGGTTGTAATATCGGGACAAGTACCATCACATATTATTGGTACTGATGGTTTCCAAGAAATTGATGCTGTAGGAATTTCAAGACCTTGTACTAAGCATAATTACTTAGTAAATAAAATAGAAGATTTACCAAGAATTATAAAAGAAGCTTTTCATATAGCAAGTACTGGAAGACCAGGACCTGTTCATGTTGATATTCCAAAAGATATTACAGCAGAAATGGCAGATTTTGTATATCCAAAAGAGGTACATTTACCAACATATAGACCAACTGTAAATTACAATAAAAAACAGTTAAAAAGAGCTATGAATCAACTTAGTAAAGCTAAAAAACCATTATTATATATTGGTGGTGGAGCAATTTTAGCTAACTGTTCATATGAAATTAGAGAATTAGCTAAAAAACTTAATATTCCTGCAGTTGAAACATTAATGGCTAGAGGTGCAATGGGAGATGAAAATCCATTGTTCTTTGGGATGTTAGGAATGCACGGTGAATTTGCAGCTAATATGGCAGCACATGAAACGGATCTTTTAATTTCACTAGGTGCTAGATTTGATGATAGGGTAACTGGAAGACTTGATGAGTTTGCATCAAAAGCAAAAGTTATTCATGTTGATATTGACCCAGCAAGTATTAGTAAGTTAGTTACTGCTGATTATCCAATTGTTGGAGATTTAAAAAGAACAGTTGAGGGTATGCTTGAATCAATTGAAGATATTGAATTTAATGATTATTCAAATTGGGTTGAATTATTAAGTGATTACAGAGAAAAAGAACCATTAAGATTTATTGACTCAAATGATGTTATTAAACCTCAATGGCCAGTTCAAAGAGTTGGAAAACTGTTAGGTTCAAAAGCTGTTATTTCAACTGATGTTGGACAACATCAAATGTGGGCAGCACAGTTTTACCCATTCTCACAGCCTAGACAATGGATTACATCTGGTGGATTAGGAACTATGGGATTTGGACTACCTGCAGCAATGGGTGTAGCACGTGCTCTTCAAGGAACAGATAGAGTTTCTATTAACTTCACAGGTGATGGTTCAATTTTAATGAATATTCAAGAGTTAATGACTTGCGTTGAGTATAATTTACCTGTAATAAATATTATTTTAAATAATAATTATTTAGGAATGGTAAGACAATGGCAAACAATGTTTTATGAAAATAGATTATCAGAAACAGATTTATCAGCACAACCAGATTTCCCAAAACTTATTGAAGCATTTGGTGGACTTGGATATAGAGTTACAACTAAAGAAGAGTTTGATGCAGCATTAAAAGATGCAGTTGAAAAGAAAAAACCTGCAATGATTGAAGTTATTGTTGCTAGAAATGAAGAAGTGCTTCCAATGGTACCAAATGGTCATGCACTAAATGAAATGACACTAATTGAAGGAGGAAAATAA
- the hpf gene encoding ribosome hibernation-promoting factor, HPF/YfiA family, whose translation MNTSIVGRHIDLTEPIKEYINSSIEVFKKYNLDIISVNSIISQDEKNGKKAFSFEFTLNVAHIDTVVVKQKDKDLYSAIDIAVDRVSKVLRRHHDKISAHKATKLTEVVSSEIEDKIAVELERFEDEIAPARLNSYKPMDIEEALKELKGSDAQFKVFYDKDDNMRVLYKSSTEGKFGLY comes from the coding sequence ATGAATACAAGTATTGTAGGAAGACACATAGATTTAACTGAGCCAATTAAAGAATATATTAATAGTTCAATAGAAGTATTTAAAAAATATAATTTAGATATTATTTCTGTAAATTCAATTATTTCTCAAGATGAGAAAAATGGTAAAAAAGCATTTTCATTTGAATTCACTTTAAATGTTGCTCATATAGACACAGTTGTTGTAAAACAAAAAGACAAAGATTTATATTCTGCAATTGATATTGCAGTAGATAGAGTTTCAAAAGTTTTAAGAAGACATCATGATAAAATTTCAGCACATAAAGCTACTAAATTAACTGAAGTTGTATCTTCAGAAATTGAAGATAAAATTGCTGTTGAATTAGAAAGATTTGAAGATGAGATTGCACCTGCAAGACTTAACTCATACAAACCAATGGATATTGAAGAAGCATTAAAAGAATTAAAAGGTTCTGATGCACAATTCAAAGTATTCTATGATAAAGATGATAATATGAGAGTATTATATAAAAGTAGTACAGAAGGAAAATTCGGATTATACTAA
- a CDS encoding DNA translocase FtsK has translation MAKKILSLIVLFIIVYFEFSTFFSTKDSVGKVGFIFAQNSHIYFGFLSYVYLLLFLYPLYIINFKENIKGKDLTLNIIIVLLILFVSLILQSLIVEKGIFSGEIGNILVESLSPFIGYAGLYIFVLVGFVISFLVLFENSDMDVEKIVSNLKTNKSSKVKRIENNTRQKRKEEKVSIKENGNTAEIIVDNPVITPIFEKSIPEVKDNANINNEMEILEVVEEIKEAEINSESNLDENTGPVVETTEAHGIIVEELEENKKLLDEIEQGATEKPNDFELPPTKFFQSTPKEKKSKVSEQVIDQKICDLLDKLSMFKIEGDVVRTYTGPVVTTFEFKPAPNVKVSKILNLQDDLAMALKAQTIRIQAPIPGKDVVGIEVPNEDTQTIYLKEMLESELFENSKSPLTMILGKDIVGKPFITDLKKLPHLLIAGTTGSGKSVGINSMILSLLYKNSPDNLKLVMIDPKMLEFSMYNDIPHLLTPVITKAGDAINALANMVAEMERRYTLMSQTKTKNIENYNEKGKKEGFETLPYIVVVIDELADLMMTSGKDVEYSIARLAQMARASGIHLIVATQRPSVDVVTGLIKANLPSRLSYKVGQKIDSKIILDSMGAESLLGRGDMLFTPPGMSGLVRIHAPWSSEDEIEKVVDFLKSQRDVEYDMDFIKDRNSQGSSNTSTSAELGDVDELYESAKMVVLNDQKTSISYIQRKLRIGYNRAATIVEQLEQTGVLSEPNIKGNREILV, from the coding sequence ATAGCTAAAAAAATATTATCACTAATTGTTCTATTTATTATAGTTTATTTTGAGTTTTCAACTTTTTTCAGTACTAAAGATAGTGTTGGAAAAGTTGGATTCATTTTTGCTCAAAACTCACATATATATTTTGGTTTTTTATCTTATGTATATCTCTTATTGTTCCTTTATCCTTTATATATAATAAATTTTAAAGAAAATATTAAGGGTAAAGATTTAACTTTAAATATTATTATTGTCTTATTAATATTATTTGTATCTTTGATTTTACAATCTTTAATTGTTGAAAAAGGTATTTTCAGTGGAGAAATTGGAAATATTTTAGTAGAGAGTTTAAGCCCATTTATTGGCTATGCAGGACTTTATATCTTTGTATTAGTAGGTTTTGTCATCTCTTTTTTAGTTTTATTTGAAAATTCTGATATGGATGTAGAAAAAATAGTTAGTAATTTAAAAACTAATAAGTCATCAAAAGTTAAAAGAATTGAAAATAATACTAGGCAAAAAAGAAAAGAAGAAAAAGTTTCAATAAAAGAAAATGGTAATACTGCTGAAATTATTGTAGATAATCCAGTAATTACTCCTATCTTTGAAAAATCAATTCCTGAAGTAAAAGATAATGCTAATATAAATAATGAAATGGAAATTCTTGAAGTTGTAGAAGAAATTAAAGAAGCTGAAATAAATTCAGAATCAAACTTGGATGAAAATACTGGACCTGTTGTAGAAACTACTGAGGCTCATGGAATAATTGTTGAAGAATTAGAAGAAAATAAAAAACTTTTAGATGAAATTGAACAAGGTGCTACTGAAAAACCAAATGATTTTGAATTACCACCAACAAAGTTCTTTCAATCAACTCCAAAAGAAAAAAAATCTAAAGTATCTGAACAAGTAATTGATCAAAAAATCTGTGACTTATTAGATAAACTTTCAATGTTCAAAATTGAAGGTGATGTTGTAAGAACATATACAGGACCAGTTGTTACAACTTTTGAGTTTAAACCAGCTCCAAATGTTAAAGTATCTAAGATTTTAAATCTACAAGATGATTTAGCTATGGCTTTAAAAGCCCAAACTATTAGAATTCAAGCACCAATTCCAGGAAAAGATGTTGTTGGTATTGAAGTTCCTAATGAAGATACTCAAACAATTTATTTAAAAGAAATGTTAGAGAGTGAACTATTTGAAAATTCAAAATCACCATTAACAATGATTTTGGGAAAAGATATTGTAGGAAAACCTTTTATTACAGATTTAAAAAAATTACCACACTTACTAATTGCAGGAACTACGGGTTCTGGTAAATCAGTTGGTATTAATTCTATGATACTTTCATTATTATATAAAAATTCACCAGATAATTTAAAACTTGTAATGATTGACCCAAAAATGCTTGAATTTTCAATGTATAACGATATTCCACATTTATTAACACCAGTTATTACAAAAGCTGGGGATGCAATCAATGCCTTAGCAAATATGGTAGCTGAAATGGAAAGACGTTACACTTTAATGTCTCAGACAAAAACAAAAAATATTGAAAACTATAATGAAAAAGGTAAAAAAGAAGGTTTTGAAACTTTACCTTATATTGTTGTTGTAATTGATGAGTTAGCTGACCTTATGATGACAAGTGGAAAAGATGTTGAATATTCAATTGCAAGGCTTGCACAAATGGCAAGAGCATCAGGGATTCACTTAATTGTTGCAACACAAAGACCATCTGTTGATGTTGTAACTGGTCTTATTAAAGCGAATTTACCAAGTAGACTTTCATATAAAGTAGGGCAAAAAATAGATTCTAAGATTATTTTAGATTCAATGGGTGCTGAATCACTTCTTGGTCGAGGAGATATGTTATTTACTCCTCCTGGAATGTCTGGACTTGTAAGAATTCACGCTCCTTGGTCAAGCGAAGATGAGATTGAAAAAGTTGTTGATTTCTTAAAAAGCCAAAGAGATGTTGAATATGATATGGATTTTATAAAAGATAGGAATTCTCAAGGAAGTTCTAATACATCTACAAGTGCAGAACTTGGTGATGTTGATGAATTATATGAATCTGCAAAGATGGTAGTATTAAACGATCAAAAAACTTCAATCTCATATATTCAAAGAAAACTTAGAATTGGTTATAACAGAGCTGCAACTATTGTTGAGCAATTAGAGCAAACAGGAGTATTATCTGAACCAAATATCAAAGGAAATAGAGAAATACTAGTTTAA
- the ilvN gene encoding acetolactate synthase small subunit: MNNFNHYYDSETTRQVISVVVMNEHNVLSRIVGLFSARGYNIDSLTVAPMEGSEYSRMTIVTTGDKRVIDQIVKQLNKLIPVLKVNEHRNVVEKDTVLMKFSIENNLSDIDVIARAYHGSIQNVTDEAIIVSATDSSMRIMNFIKVMQKFNPLEVVRSGIVAMER; encoded by the coding sequence ATGAATAATTTTAATCACTATTATGATTCAGAAACTACAAGACAAGTAATTTCAGTAGTTGTAATGAACGAACATAATGTTTTATCAAGAATTGTTGGATTATTTTCAGCACGTGGATATAATATCGATTCTTTAACAGTTGCACCTATGGAAGGTAGTGAATACTCAAGAATGACTATTGTTACAACAGGTGATAAAAGAGTAATTGATCAAATTGTAAAACAATTAAATAAATTAATTCCAGTATTAAAAGTAAATGAACATAGAAATGTTGTTGAAAAAGATACAGTTTTAATGAAATTCTCTATTGAAAATAATTTATCTGATATTGATGTTATTGCTCGTGCTTATCATGGTTCAATACAAAATGTTACAGATGAAGCAATTATAGTTTCTGCAACTGATTCATCAATGAGAATTATGAACTTTATTAAAGTAATGCAAAAATTCAATCCACTTGAAGTCGTAAGAAGTGGTATTGTAGCAATGGAAAGATAA
- the lpxD gene encoding UDP-3-O-(3-hydroxymyristoyl)glucosamine N-acyltransferase gives MTLQEIAQSINIDCENTKEISGLSTLLDSTQTEVTFLENKKYLNDLQNTKAAAVLINQEFASKVPEGTIALICEEPYLNLAKLSKLFAPEVIELEGEKPVIGGFTKVMPNVYIGKGSIIGSDCTIMSGAYIGDNVKIGNNTIIHPNVVVYRDCNIGNDCIIHAGTVIGSDGFGFANTKEGKYIKIYQNGNVEIGNDVEIGANTAIDRAAFKSTVISDGVRIDNLVHIAHNCKIGPGCILTGQVGLSGSTTLNHYVIMGGQSATAGHLEIAPFTTIAARGGVTKNITEPKQSWAGFPLMKHKQWLRLQGKIAKLLK, from the coding sequence ATGACTCTACAAGAGATTGCACAATCTATTAATATTGATTGTGAAAATACAAAAGAAATATCAGGTTTAAGTACTTTACTAGATTCTACACAAACAGAAGTGACATTTTTAGAAAATAAAAAATATTTAAATGATTTACAAAATACAAAAGCAGCAGCTGTTTTAATTAATCAAGAGTTTGCTAGTAAAGTTCCAGAGGGTACTATTGCTCTTATTTGTGAAGAACCATATTTAAATCTTGCAAAATTATCAAAATTATTTGCACCTGAGGTAATTGAACTTGAAGGTGAGAAACCAGTAATTGGTGGATTTACAAAAGTAATGCCAAATGTTTATATTGGAAAAGGTTCAATTATTGGTTCTGATTGTACTATTATGTCTGGAGCTTATATAGGAGATAATGTAAAAATTGGAAATAATACTATTATTCATCCAAATGTTGTAGTTTATAGAGATTGTAATATTGGAAATGATTGTATTATTCATGCTGGAACTGTTATTGGAAGTGATGGTTTTGGTTTTGCAAATACAAAAGAAGGTAAATATATAAAAATTTATCAAAATGGAAATGTTGAGATTGGAAATGATGTTGAAATTGGAGCTAATACTGCAATTGATAGAGCAGCATTTAAATCAACTGTAATTTCTGATGGTGTAAGAATTGATAATCTTGTTCATATTGCACATAACTGTAAAATAGGGCCTGGTTGTATTTTAACAGGTCAAGTTGGACTTTCTGGTTCTACTACACTTAATCATTATGTAATTATGGGTGGTCAAAGTGCAACAGCAGGGCACTTAGAAATTGCACCATTTACAACTATTGCAGCACGTGGTGGTGTAACAAAAAATATTACAGAACCCAAACAATCTTGGGCAGGATTTCCTTTAATGAAGCATAAGCAATGGCTTAGACTTCAAGGAAAAATTGCAAAATTATTAAAATAA
- the der gene encoding ribosome biogenesis GTPase Der, which produces MNKTLKKIALIGQPNVGKSSLFNRIAQKRIAIVSDLAGTTRDIRRHEVTIMDKTALMLDTGGIDETNDAIFSNVKRKAIETAREADIILFMVDGKNIPDDKDKELFYELQRLGKELALIVNKIDNDKELERLWEFFEFGISDENLFGISVSHNRGTKNLFDWLYNQLPEPEEEVLESSEVKEIITESHIVPLDEMETSEELEDYEIQEDIVFDDEEIENPDAFVVDNKIKVGIIGRVNVGKSSILNAIVGQERSVVSPIAGTTIDPVDEVYEYADKSVTFVDTAGLRRRGRIEGIEKFALMRTKEMLEKANVALLVLDASSELTDLDEKIAGLVDEYGLGTIIVLNKWDENMETFKKMEELIRGRFKFLYYAPIIAVSAKTGRSIDRLKDKIIEIYDNYTQRIPTSQLNRVIEKAVIRHSLPSPNGAYLRIYYSTQFETKPPRIALVMNKPRLLHFSYKRYLINFLRDNFNFEGCPIHIIARGKNDKVGDEEYLEEDN; this is translated from the coding sequence ATGAATAAAACATTAAAAAAAATTGCACTTATTGGTCAACCAAATGTAGGAAAATCTTCGCTATTCAATAGAATTGCTCAAAAAAGAATTGCAATTGTTTCTGATTTAGCAGGAACAACAAGAGATATTAGAAGACATGAAGTTACAATTATGGATAAGACAGCATTAATGCTAGATACTGGTGGTATTGATGAAACTAATGATGCAATATTTTCAAATGTAAAAAGAAAAGCTATCGAGACTGCAAGAGAGGCTGATATAATACTTTTTATGGTTGATGGTAAAAATATACCTGATGATAAAGATAAAGAATTATTTTATGAGCTTCAAAGATTAGGTAAAGAATTAGCTCTAATTGTAAACAAAATTGATAATGATAAAGAGCTTGAAAGACTATGGGAATTCTTTGAATTTGGTATTTCAGATGAAAACTTATTTGGAATTTCTGTTTCACATAATAGAGGTACAAAGAATTTATTTGATTGGCTTTATAATCAACTTCCTGAACCAGAAGAAGAAGTTTTAGAATCTTCTGAAGTTAAAGAAATCATTACAGAATCTCATATTGTTCCCTTAGATGAAATGGAAACTAGTGAAGAATTAGAAGATTATGAAATTCAAGAAGACATTGTTTTTGATGACGAAGAAATTGAAAATCCTGATGCTTTTGTTGTTGATAATAAAATAAAAGTTGGAATCATTGGTCGAGTAAATGTTGGAAAATCTTCAATATTAAATGCTATTGTTGGACAAGAAAGATCTGTAGTCTCTCCAATTGCAGGTACAACTATTGACCCTGTTGATGAAGTTTACGAATATGCAGATAAAAGTGTTACTTTTGTTGATACAGCTGGTTTAAGAAGACGTGGAAGAATTGAAGGAATTGAAAAGTTTGCTTTAATGAGAACAAAAGAGATGTTAGAAAAAGCTAATGTAGCTTTATTAGTTCTAGATGCATCTTCTGAATTAACAGACCTTGATGAAAAAATTGCAGGTTTAGTTGATGAGTACGGATTAGGTACTATTATTGTTCTTAATAAATGGGATGAAAACATGGAGACTTTCAAGAAAATGGAAGAACTAATTAGAGGTAGATTTAAATTCCTTTATTATGCTCCAATTATTGCAGTTTCGGCTAAAACTGGTCGTTCTATTGATAGATTAAAAGATAAAATTATTGAAATATATGATAACTATACACAAAGAATTCCAACATCACAGCTTAATAGAGTTATTGAAAAAGCAGTTATAAGACACTCTCTTCCAAGTCCAAATGGTGCTTATTTAAGAATTTATTATTCAACACAATTTGAAACTAAACCACCAAGAATTGCACTTGTAATGAATAAACCAAGACTTCTTCATTTCTCTTATAAAAGATATTTGATTAATTTCTTAAGAGATAATTTTAATTTTGAAGGTTGTCCAATTCATATTATTGCTCGTGGTAAAAATGATAAAGTTGGTGATGAGGAATATTTAGAAGAGGATAATTAA
- a CDS encoding CDP-alcohol phosphatidyltransferase family protein, which translates to MSFLFNKNNHFNLANIVTFFNIAAGIFAIYFLTHHEFFAAALFAWLAGGFDIIDGKIARKYNLSTEFGIQLDSYADFLSFVIVPTMFIYFAVIDTKELMLNTPLIVFAFVYYVISGLRRLIQFNINAEEGEVAKHFVGIPTPLGAILLWLVYLIYLTGFMHEHVVLGLMIIIGYLLNSKIKIPHL; encoded by the coding sequence ATGTCTTTTTTATTTAATAAAAATAATCATTTTAATTTAGCAAACATAGTAACTTTTTTTAATATTGCAGCAGGTATTTTTGCAATTTATTTTTTAACTCATCATGAGTTTTTTGCGGCTGCACTTTTTGCATGGCTTGCTGGTGGATTTGATATTATTGATGGGAAAATTGCAAGAAAATACAATCTTTCTACAGAATTTGGAATTCAATTAGATTCTTATGCAGACTTTTTATCATTTGTAATCGTTCCAACAATGTTTATTTATTTTGCAGTAATAGATACAAAAGAGCTAATGCTTAATACACCACTTATTGTATTTGCATTTGTTTATTATGTAATATCAGGATTAAGAAGATTAATTCAATTTAATATTAATGCAGAAGAAGGTGAAGTTGCAAAACACTTTGTAGGAATTCCAACTCCTTTAGGTGCAATTTTATTATGGCTTGTTTATTTAATATATCTAACTGGATTTATGCACGAACATGTAGTTTTAGGTTTAATGATTATTATTGGATACTTATTAAACTCTAAAATAAAAATTCCTCATTTATAA
- a CDS encoding exopolyphosphatase, whose translation MCEEVVSIDLGSNSFRVLKYDCKNHKIVAEYNQVVGTADGLVDTGLISQEAQQRVIKALKKSIEVVDYKPSCAVAVTTAAMRKASNNQEVLKNFEEQTGVKFTIIDGNEEARLTLLSVKYALKREKIDSSNFILLDIGGGSTEIIVNTNNEYKANSFDFGIVTMTQEFLKYDDLHNDLKNRKIQVKKYLDSLNVNLKDYTFVATAGTPTTIAAVKLGQDFFSYDRQTVNGTIVNLKDLEDCLSIFDTCSKEEITKLVGSGRVEFIQVGIYIYRAIFEVLGKNESIVLDDGLREGVALNACLKSKV comes from the coding sequence ATGTGTGAAGAAGTTGTAAGTATTGATTTAGGCTCTAATTCTTTTAGAGTTTTAAAATATGATTGTAAAAATCACAAAATTGTTGCTGAATATAACCAAGTTGTAGGAACCGCAGATGGTTTAGTTGATACGGGATTAATATCGCAAGAAGCACAACAAAGAGTTATAAAAGCTTTAAAGAAATCTATTGAAGTTGTTGATTATAAACCTAGTTGTGCCGTTGCAGTTACAACAGCTGCAATGAGAAAAGCTAGTAATAATCAAGAAGTTTTAAAAAACTTTGAAGAACAAACAGGTGTAAAGTTTACTATTATTGATGGTAACGAAGAAGCTAGATTAACTCTTCTTTCAGTTAAATATGCTTTAAAAAGAGAAAAAATTGATTCTTCTAATTTTATTCTTTTAGATATAGGTGGCGGTTCAACTGAAATAATTGTAAATACTAATAATGAATATAAAGCTAATAGCTTTGATTTTGGTATTGTAACTATGACTCAAGAATTTTTAAAATATGACGATTTACATAATGATTTAAAAAATAGAAAAATACAAGTAAAAAAATATTTAGATTCTTTAAATGTAAATTTAAAAGATTATACTTTTGTAGCAACAGCTGGAACTCCTACTACAATTGCTGCTGTTAAACTTGGACAAGATTTTTTCTCTTATGATAGACAAACAGTAAATGGAACAATTGTTAATTTAAAAGATCTTGAAGACTGTTTAAGTATTTTTGATACATGTTCAAAAGAAGAAATTACAAAACTAGTAGGAAGTGGAAGAGTTGAGTTTATACAAGTTGGAATTTATATTTATAGAGCTATTTTTGAAGTTTTAGGAAAAAATGAATCAATAGTTTTAGATGATGGATTAAGAGAAGGAGTTGCTCTTAATGCATGTTTAAAGAGTAAGGTTTAA
- a CDS encoding DUF5713 family protein: MDVSNINNNISNLNQSTQLQIDKAEQSKQVQKVDNDSASFLSINEYNQKRDELSSNVQSLNNGIAISNIATNALEKEQTYISNIQEELENLKSDDNQLQDKNDIKQVINENLKDFNATAYETKFKNENLLSIDYYDENKNISINTDSESFSIDKTNTPDFATGIFETLNASNLNDPKQLNEVISKVESTTTQIQNIAEEFKEFGNKIEETARENIKEQVSLYNENRDYGKESVDFSKNNISANLGYLAASQANIVQAQSVRLLS; encoded by the coding sequence ATGGATGTAAGTAACATAAATAACAATATTAGTAACCTTAATCAATCAACACAACTTCAAATTGATAAAGCAGAACAATCAAAGCAAGTACAAAAAGTTGATAACGATTCAGCCTCTTTTCTTTCAATAAATGAATATAATCAAAAAAGAGATGAATTATCTTCAAATGTTCAATCACTTAATAATGGTATTGCAATTAGCAATATTGCAACAAATGCTCTAGAAAAAGAACAAACATATATAAGTAATATTCAAGAAGAATTAGAAAACTTAAAAAGTGATGATAATCAACTACAAGATAAAAATGATATTAAACAAGTTATAAATGAAAATCTTAAAGATTTTAATGCAACTGCATACGAAACGAAATTTAAAAATGAAAACTTATTAAGTATAGATTATTATGATGAAAATAAAAATATTTCTATTAACACTGACTCAGAAAGTTTCTCAATAGATAAAACTAACACACCAGATTTTGCAACTGGAATATTTGAAACACTAAATGCATCAAATTTAAATGATCCAAAACAATTAAATGAAGTAATTTCAAAAGTAGAAAGTACTACAACTCAAATTCAAAATATTGCAGAAGAGTTTAAAGAGTTTGGGAATAAAATAGAAGAAACAGCAAGAGAGAATATAAAAGAACAAGTTTCTTTATATAATGAAAATAGAGATTATGGAAAAGAGTCTGTAGATTTTTCAAAAAATAATATATCTGCTAACCTTGGCTATTTAGCTGCTTCACAAGCTAATATTGTTCAAGCACAAAGTGTAAGGTTATTATCTTAA